In one window of Helianthus annuus cultivar XRQ/B chromosome 17, HanXRQr2.0-SUNRISE, whole genome shotgun sequence DNA:
- the LOC110921547 gene encoding putative nuclease HARBI1, which translates to MESDGVSNVSDTASDDSGNQSDCASNQPDHGIAETSLMHLSSDSAFMCLAMMQLQLLFDDEFDEMCLDFMKLLSQDEKDEEGSSSSRQERKRKFIDMGRKDGDIRLWNDYFGPDPNFDGDSFRQRFRMSRQLFNRIFEGISNHSAYFKQRYDGLDKKGVSPLQKCICAIRQLASGTLGDQIDEYIRIGERTANDCLQNFCRSVIEVFSEQYLRKPNPSDIKRLLERHLTKHGFPGMLGSIGCMHCTWKNYTGHTQGEHGYPTIMLEVVASQDLWIWHSYFGIKGCDNDTNVLNQSIVFNYVLHGSVPLYHFTANGKEYTRAYYLADNVYPECATLVKSFTHPQDPKSIKFAQKHESARKDVDRAFEVLQARWAIVRGSAKVWSVKVISDIMLACIIIHNMIVEDEGPSIIDWSSGDDDGDEDDEEDEDPPNYVRGATIEFEHYLKRFDDLRDKSIYHQLQHDLVEHVWNLEG; encoded by the exons ATGGAATCGGATGGTGTGAGCAACGTGTCGGACACTGCAAGCGACGACTCGGGCAACCAGTCGGACTGTGCAAGCAATCAACCCG ATCACGGCATCGCTGAAACTTCACTAATGCATCTCTCAAGTGATAGTGCATTCATGTGTTTAGCGATGATGCAGTTGCAACTGTTATTCGATGATGAGTTTGACGAAATGTGTTTAGATTTTATGAAACTGTTATCACAAGATGAGAAAGACGAAGAGGGGTCAAGTTCTAGCCGTCAGGAACGGAAACGCAAGTTTATAGATATGGGTCGTAAAGATGGAGACATACGTCTTTGGAATGACTATTTTGGTCCGGATCCGAATTTTGACGGTGATTCGTTTAGACAACGGTTTCGGATGAGCAGACAACTGTTCAATCGAATTTTTGAAGGTATTTCAAACCATTCTGCGTACTTTAAACAAAGATATGATGGGTTGGATAAAAAAGGTGTTTCCCCGTTACAAAAATGCATATGTGCTATACGTCAGTTGGCATCTGGCACGTTAGGTGATCAAATCGATGAATACATACGAATTGGTGAAAGGACTGCAAATGATTGTCTACAAAATTTTTGTAGAAGTGTTATTGAAGTTTTTTCAGAACAATATTTAAGAAAGCCAAACCCTAGTGATATCAAACGGTTACTAGAAAGACATTTGACCAAACACGGGTTTCCTGGAATGTTGGGAAGCATTGGTTGTATGCATTGTACTTGGAAAAATTACACAGGCCATACACAAGGCGAACATGGATATCCAACAATTATGCTAGAGGTAGTTGCATCACAAGATCTTTGGATTTGGCATTCTTATTTCGGCATAAAGGGATGTGACAATGATACTAACGTGTTAAATCAATCGATAGTATTCAATTATGTTTTACATGGTAGCGTGCCTTTATATCATTTTACAGCAAATGGTAAAGAATACACACGAGCATACTACCTTGCAGATAACGTATATCCTGAATGTGCTACACTAGTAAAAAGTTTTACGCATCCACAAGACCCAAAGAGTATAAAGTTCGCACAAAAACATGAGTCTGCAAGAAAGGATGTTGATAGAGCTTTCGAAGTACTCCAAGCTCGATGGGCAATTGTACGAGGTTCAGCAAAAGTTTGGAGTGTGAAAGTAATAAGCGATATAATGCTTGCATGCATTATAATACATAATATGATTGTAGAGGATGAAGGACCTTCCATAATAGATTGGTCgagtggtgatgatgatggcgacgaggatgatgaggaagatgaagatcCACCAAATTATGTACGGGGAGCCACAATTGAATTTGAACATTACCTTAAAAGGTTTGATGATCTACGCGATAAGTCAATTTATCATCAACTTCAACATGATTTGGTGGAACATGTTTGGAATCTTGAAGGGTGA